One Actinoplanes missouriensis 431 DNA segment encodes these proteins:
- the murD gene encoding UDP-N-acetylmuramoyl-L-alanine--D-glutamate ligase yields the protein MRLADLRGRSVAVWGTGREGRAAVTAIAKHEPSRLIAVDDSANYLATPWQDEFAALAPLAGGEHAQAALYTADVVVRSPGVPLTHPYLAELRARGVTVTGGSALWMAENAAKTVGVTGSKGKSTTSSLISHLLAAVGKPNAYGGNIGVPLLDLPESDLYVLELSSYQCADLTDSPRVAVVTSLFPEHLDSHGSEQAYYRDKLNLLRYGPELIVVNAEDTRLRDEIRGLTDAGGFPPVPAAAEDSRFRVEDGVVYCSDEPLFARSALELKGRHNERNLCVALAVLDGMGVDVLGLRDELEAAVRSFRGLPHRLTEIEDPSGVTFVDDTLSTSPYSAMHAIEAYEDRPLTVLVGGTDRGLDYAPLRSFLESRTLTVIGLPDSGARIISEISDLSGVRTMLAEDLVDAVRLAREVTPVGGVVLLSPAAPSYGRFRNFEHRSEVFTQAVHDTAK from the coding sequence GTGCGCCTGGCAGACCTGCGTGGCCGCTCGGTGGCGGTCTGGGGCACCGGCCGCGAGGGCCGGGCCGCGGTGACCGCGATCGCGAAGCACGAGCCGTCCCGGCTGATCGCCGTCGACGACAGCGCGAACTACCTCGCCACGCCCTGGCAGGACGAGTTCGCGGCCCTCGCCCCGCTGGCCGGCGGTGAGCACGCGCAGGCCGCGCTCTACACGGCGGACGTCGTAGTGCGGTCACCCGGCGTGCCGCTGACCCACCCGTACCTGGCGGAACTGCGCGCCCGCGGCGTCACCGTGACCGGCGGCAGCGCGCTGTGGATGGCGGAGAACGCCGCCAAGACCGTCGGCGTGACCGGCAGCAAGGGCAAGAGCACGACGTCCAGCCTGATCAGCCACCTGCTCGCGGCGGTCGGCAAGCCCAACGCCTACGGTGGCAACATCGGCGTGCCGCTGCTCGATCTGCCCGAATCTGATCTGTACGTGCTGGAGCTCTCCAGTTACCAGTGCGCCGACCTGACCGACTCGCCGCGGGTCGCCGTGGTGACGTCGCTCTTCCCCGAGCACCTCGACTCGCACGGCAGTGAGCAGGCCTACTACCGGGACAAATTGAACCTTCTCCGGTACGGGCCCGAGCTGATCGTGGTCAACGCGGAGGACACCCGGCTCCGTGACGAGATCCGCGGGCTGACCGATGCCGGCGGGTTCCCGCCGGTGCCGGCCGCCGCCGAGGACTCCCGGTTCCGGGTCGAGGACGGGGTTGTCTACTGCAGTGACGAGCCGCTGTTCGCGCGGTCGGCGCTGGAGCTGAAGGGCCGGCACAACGAGCGGAACCTGTGCGTGGCGCTCGCGGTGCTCGACGGGATGGGTGTGGACGTGCTGGGGTTGCGGGACGAGCTGGAGGCGGCTGTCCGGTCGTTCCGGGGCTTGCCGCATCGGCTCACCGAGATCGAGGACCCGTCCGGCGTGACGTTCGTGGACGACACGCTGTCGACGAGCCCGTACTCGGCGATGCACGCGATCGAGGCGTACGAGGATCGGCCACTCACCGTGCTGGTCGGTGGTACGGATCGCGGGTTGGACTACGCGCCGTTACGTTCTTTCCTGGAGTCCCGCACACTCACCGTGATCGGCTTGCCGGACAGTGGGGCACGCATCATCTCGGAGATTTCGGATTTGTCGGGCGTAAGGACGATGCTGGCGGAGGATCTGGTGGACGCGGTGCGCCTGGCGCGCGAGGTCACCCCGGTCGGCGGGGTGGTGCTGCTGTCCCCGGCGGCGCCGAGTTACGGCCGCTTCCGCAACTTCGAACACCGCTCCGAAGTCTTCACCCAGGCAGTCCACGACACCGCCAAGTAG
- a CDS encoding serine hydrolase domain-containing protein: MADVLAGLPGDPGAQLAVHVDGRLVVDLWTAAAGDGDALTGVFSAGKGAVYLVIARLVDDGVLELDRRVAEYWPAFPLPRLTLRDLLAHRSGLIGVDGGFTPDELLDDRAVAARLLHQAPYWEPGTAYGYHAFTIGAVLGEVVWHATGRTLQKLFFDLIRSPFGVDVFLGGPDESRYRPVLPAADTTVIPPRSLTAVAFNRNAHPPTDIVEWINTPVVRARGPVSGAAVASARGLAAMYAAALWGTGGRAPLVDRHTLAEFAARTSDGFDRVTGERNHFGLGFEIQHLRYPGLSETAFGHSGVSGTHALADPSRGLVIAYTRQRCTYPGGAAREVGPLVAAVLGATR, translated from the coding sequence GTGGCCGACGTGCTCGCCGGGTTGCCCGGGGATCCCGGCGCGCAGCTGGCCGTCCACGTGGACGGCCGGCTCGTCGTCGACCTGTGGACCGCGGCGGCCGGTGACGGTGACGCGCTGACCGGGGTGTTCTCGGCCGGCAAGGGCGCGGTCTACCTGGTGATCGCGCGACTCGTGGACGACGGCGTGCTGGAGCTGGACCGCCGGGTCGCCGAGTACTGGCCGGCGTTCCCGCTCCCCCGCCTCACGCTGCGGGACCTGCTCGCCCACCGCTCCGGGCTGATCGGCGTCGACGGCGGGTTCACCCCGGACGAGCTCCTCGACGACCGTGCGGTGGCGGCCCGGCTGCTCCACCAGGCGCCGTACTGGGAGCCCGGCACGGCGTACGGGTACCACGCCTTCACGATCGGGGCGGTCCTCGGTGAAGTCGTGTGGCACGCCACCGGCCGTACCCTGCAGAAGTTGTTCTTTGATCTGATCCGGTCACCGTTCGGCGTCGACGTCTTCCTCGGCGGGCCCGACGAGTCGCGCTACCGCCCGGTTCTGCCGGCCGCCGACACGACGGTCATCCCGCCCCGGAGCCTCACCGCCGTCGCGTTCAACCGGAACGCCCACCCGCCCACCGACATCGTCGAGTGGATCAACACGCCCGTCGTGCGCGCCCGCGGCCCGGTCTCCGGCGCGGCCGTGGCCAGCGCACGAGGCCTGGCCGCGATGTACGCCGCAGCGCTCTGGGGCACCGGCGGCCGGGCGCCGCTCGTCGACCGGCACACCCTCGCGGAGTTCGCCGCGCGCACCTCCGACGGCTTCGACCGAGTCACCGGCGAGCGCAACCACTTCGGCCTCGGCTTCGAGATCCAGCACCTGCGCTACCCGGGGCTCAGCGAGACCGCTTTCGGTCACAGCGGCGTCTCCGGCACGCACGCTCTGGCCGATCCGTCCCGCGGCCTCGTGATCGCCTACACCCGGCAGCGCTGCACCTATCCCGGCGGGGCGGCCCGCGAGGTCGGCCCGCTCGTGGCGGCGGTGCTCGGCGCCACCCGGTAG
- a CDS encoding cupin domain-containing protein yields the protein MTDGIYVGNADPDALADRGWLLGHFKPEGDLRHSTDVEIKWGRHPKGDRRAQWVRGEDRTALLVLISGCFHMEFPERTVVLDKQGDYVVWARGVDHSWVAAEESVVLTVRWPSIPGYAVP from the coding sequence GTGACAGATGGGATCTACGTCGGTAACGCCGACCCGGACGCGCTCGCCGATCGGGGGTGGCTGCTCGGCCACTTCAAGCCCGAGGGCGACCTGCGGCACAGCACGGACGTCGAGATCAAGTGGGGCCGCCATCCGAAGGGCGACCGGCGGGCGCAGTGGGTGCGCGGCGAGGACCGGACGGCGCTGCTCGTGCTGATCAGCGGCTGCTTCCACATGGAGTTCCCGGAGCGGACCGTGGTGCTCGACAAGCAGGGCGATTACGTGGTGTGGGCGCGCGGCGTGGATCACTCGTGGGTGGCCGCCGAGGAATCGGTGGTGCTGACCGTCCGATGGCCGTCCATCCCCGGTTACGCGGTCCCCTGA
- a CDS encoding TrmH family RNA methyltransferase: protein MPPLSITSPDDPRIADYRALTDVELRTKWEPPNGLFIAEGELVIQRALRAGYRMRSALVDQKRADQLTGLPADAPLYTAPAPVLESITGFHVHRGILASFHRRDLTPLGELLAGAKRLAVLEGLNTHTNLGALFRSAAALGIDAVVLSPNCADPLYRRAVRVSMGEVFAIPYAKSENWPETLATIREAGFTLLAMTPADDAVALQDLTPAQRERPALLLGAEGPGLTPHALRASDVRVAIPMRNGVDSLNVATAAAIAFWELCR from the coding sequence GTGCCACCACTGAGCATCACCAGCCCCGACGACCCGCGCATCGCCGACTACCGGGCACTTACCGACGTCGAACTGCGCACCAAGTGGGAACCCCCGAACGGGCTGTTCATCGCCGAAGGCGAGCTGGTCATCCAGCGTGCACTGCGAGCCGGGTACCGGATGCGCTCCGCCCTGGTCGACCAGAAACGCGCCGACCAGCTCACCGGCCTGCCCGCGGACGCCCCGCTCTACACCGCGCCCGCGCCCGTCCTCGAGTCGATCACCGGCTTCCACGTGCACCGGGGCATCCTGGCGTCGTTCCACCGCCGCGACCTCACGCCGCTCGGCGAGCTGCTGGCCGGAGCGAAACGCCTGGCCGTCCTGGAGGGCCTGAACACGCACACCAACCTGGGCGCCCTCTTCCGCAGCGCGGCCGCCCTCGGTATCGACGCGGTGGTCCTCTCACCCAACTGCGCTGACCCGCTCTACCGCCGGGCCGTGCGGGTCAGCATGGGTGAGGTGTTCGCCATCCCGTACGCCAAGTCGGAGAACTGGCCGGAGACCCTCGCCACGATCCGCGAAGCGGGCTTCACCCTGCTCGCCATGACCCCGGCCGACGACGCGGTCGCCCTGCAGGACCTGACACCGGCCCAGCGCGAACGCCCCGCCCTCCTCCTCGGCGCCGAAGGCCCCGGCCTCACCCCGCACGCCCTGCGCGCCAGCGACGTCCGCGTCGCCATCCCCATGCGCAACGGCGTCGACTCCCTCAACGTCGCCACCGCCGCGGCGATCGCCTTCTGGGAACTATGCCGATGA